In the genome of Xenopus laevis strain J_2021 chromosome 1S, Xenopus_laevis_v10.1, whole genome shotgun sequence, one region contains:
- the LOC121399167 gene encoding protein FAM135A-like, which yields MKFDIYYAELNERKNLTPICSEDMTLHFNLHRGIHGHMNIVFKTLSKLSVNVHGLLVVLQPPLKNFPEKSSVFKRLLPNRWTKAKIPTLESVIFGKDFKKKLAADGKSFVIEEKYLQHAYRFLSTLRSCLLLSYDGLYSYFTSISETLPSSLKLELGM from the exons ATGAAATTTGACATATACTATGCAGA ATTAAACGAACGTAAGAATTTGACACCAATCTGCAGCGAGGACATGACACTGCACTTTAACCTGCATCGAGGGATTCATGGCCACATGAATATAGTATTTAAGACACTTTCAAAGCTCTCCGTCAATGTTCATGGCCTGTTGGTAGTATTACAACCCCCACTGAAGAA ctttcccGAGAAAAGCTCAGTATTCAAAAGGCTTCTTCCTAACCGGTGGACAAAGGCTAAAATACCGACGTTGGAAAGTGTCATTTTTGGCAAAGACTTCAAAAAGAAATTGGCAGCAGAC GGTAAAAGCTTTGTGATCGAAGAGAAATACTTGCAGCATGCCTACCGTTTCCTCTCAACGCTACGATCCTGCTTGCTGCTTTCCTATGATGGACTGTACAGTTATTTCACCTCCATATCAGAAACGCTGCCTTCCTCACTCAAGCTGGAGCTTGGTATGTGA